A genomic stretch from Deinococcus cellulosilyticus NBRC 106333 = KACC 11606 includes:
- the cysW gene encoding sulfate ABC transporter permease subunit CysW, translating to MSLPSLKPQQDPVWVKWSLMIVTFAFLGLFLLLPLVAVFYEAFKQGWALYIGSLLDKDALAAIRLTLLTVLIVVPLNTLFGITAAWLISKYQFRGKGLLITLIDLPLAVSPVISGLIYVLLFGRQGWFGPWLIDHDIKIIFAVPGIVLATAFVTFSFVARELIPVMQAQGTEEEEASIILGATGWQTFWRVTLPNIKWGLLYGVIMCNARAMGEFGAVSVVSGHIRGLTNTMPLHVEILYNEYKSSAAFAVASLLTVLALITLILKSFIEARSHSGRGGAK from the coding sequence GTGAGCCTTCCCTCCCTCAAACCCCAGCAGGACCCTGTGTGGGTCAAGTGGTCCCTGATGATCGTCACATTTGCTTTTCTGGGACTTTTTCTGCTCCTTCCGCTGGTTGCCGTTTTCTATGAGGCTTTCAAACAGGGATGGGCCCTTTACATTGGGTCTCTGCTCGACAAAGACGCCCTGGCAGCGATCCGTCTGACCCTGCTCACCGTGCTGATTGTGGTCCCCCTGAACACCCTTTTCGGCATCACAGCAGCATGGCTGATCAGCAAGTACCAGTTCAGAGGCAAAGGCCTCCTGATCACCCTGATTGACCTGCCTCTGGCGGTGTCTCCAGTGATTTCCGGGCTGATTTACGTGCTGCTGTTCGGGCGGCAGGGGTGGTTTGGTCCGTGGCTCATCGACCATGACATCAAAATCATCTTTGCGGTTCCTGGCATCGTGCTGGCCACAGCTTTCGTGACCTTCTCCTTTGTCGCCAGAGAACTGATTCCGGTCATGCAGGCCCAGGGCACTGAAGAGGAGGAAGCCTCAATCATTCTGGGGGCCACCGGATGGCAGACCTTCTGGCGCGTCACCCTCCCCAACATCAAATGGGGACTGCTTTACGGGGTGATCATGTGCAATGCCCGTGCGATGGGCGAGTTCGGTGCCGTGTCGGTGGTGTCCGGGCACATCCGGGGCCTCACCAACACCATGCCCCTGCATGTGGAGATCCTCTACAACGAGTACAAGAGCAGTGCTGCCTTTGCGGTGGCGTCTCTCCTGACTGTCCTTGCACTCATCACCCTGATCCTGAAAAGTTTCATCGAAGCCCGCAGCCACAGTGGCAGAGGGGGAGCAAAATGA
- a CDS encoding MBL fold metallo-hydrolase, which produces MDHQEYIEPNFIRPIDPEEFSVVLLGTGTPRAYRGAAKPSVAVIVAGKVFLVDSGGEVVRQLIESGIMPQRIEHVFFTHHHYDHNGGFIDLFISSWRTHVGIIDGRKNAMKVYGPTNTREIIQKYHDALSYDISLRLSYNKSDTDGALIEFTEHDNGVLYDQDGVKVTAFEVDHRPVKPCIGMKFEYKGRSVVISGDTRPVENTVLHSQNADLLVHDAYNKTWLDQIAEQNPELAIQVTNPAKYHTTTLEAAEIAARAQVKHLVLTHHIPAPKRTPEAEASYLAGMGEIYSGPITLGRDLMEFRIL; this is translated from the coding sequence ATGGATCATCAGGAATACATCGAGCCGAACTTCATCCGCCCCATCGATCCTGAGGAATTCTCTGTGGTCCTGCTTGGAACGGGCACCCCCCGTGCCTACAGAGGAGCCGCCAAGCCTTCTGTTGCCGTGATTGTGGCAGGCAAGGTCTTTCTGGTGGATTCCGGCGGTGAGGTGGTGCGGCAGCTGATCGAAAGTGGCATCATGCCCCAGCGCATTGAGCATGTGTTTTTCACCCACCACCATTACGACCACAACGGGGGGTTCATTGATCTGTTCATCAGCAGCTGGAGGACCCATGTGGGGATCATCGATGGCCGCAAGAACGCCATGAAGGTGTATGGTCCCACCAACACCCGCGAGATCATCCAGAAGTACCATGATGCTCTCTCTTATGACATCAGCCTGCGCCTGAGTTACAACAAGTCCGACACCGACGGTGCCCTGATCGAGTTCACCGAGCATGACAATGGAGTGCTTTACGATCAGGATGGGGTGAAGGTCACCGCTTTCGAGGTGGACCACCGTCCGGTGAAGCCCTGCATTGGCATGAAATTTGAGTACAAAGGCAGGTCTGTGGTGATCTCGGGAGACACCCGTCCAGTGGAGAACACGGTCCTTCACAGCCAGAATGCTGACCTGCTGGTGCACGATGCGTACAACAAGACCTGGCTGGACCAGATTGCAGAGCAGAACCCTGAACTTGCCATTCAGGTGACCAATCCGGCCAAATACCACACCACCACACTGGAGGCAGCAGAGATTGCTGCGAGAGCCCAGGTGAAGCATCTGGTGCTGACCCATCACATTCCTGCTCCAAAGAGAACCCCAGAGGCCGAGGCCTCTTATCTGGCAGGCATGGGCGAAATCTATTCTGGACCGATCACACTGGGTCGGGACCTGATGGAGTTCCGCATCCTCTAG
- a CDS encoding RBBP9/YdeN family alpha/beta hydrolase codes for MTDFDVLILPGWNGSGEHHWQTLWERQNPHFKRVHQRNWAQPVRSHWVEALETHVQQARKPVILVGHSLGCITISHWARVRETRIAGALLVAPADVERRRAPHPLRNFAPIPRNSLPFPSVVVASTNDPTCSADKARELALSWGSQYLLLEGLGHINADSGLGSWSHGQKILHDLMQLSRLVQKSPHWDLTHDLEPLPHLNG; via the coding sequence ATGACGGATTTCGATGTGCTGATCCTGCCCGGATGGAATGGCAGTGGTGAACACCACTGGCAGACCCTCTGGGAACGGCAGAACCCCCACTTCAAACGGGTTCATCAGCGGAACTGGGCACAACCAGTGCGCTCGCACTGGGTGGAAGCCCTGGAAACCCACGTGCAGCAGGCCAGAAAGCCTGTGATTCTGGTGGGGCACAGTCTGGGTTGCATCACCATCTCACACTGGGCCAGGGTGCGTGAGACGCGCATTGCAGGTGCCTTGCTGGTGGCTCCGGCAGATGTGGAAAGACGCAGGGCACCCCATCCCTTAAGGAACTTTGCTCCCATCCCCCGGAACTCCCTGCCGTTCCCGAGTGTCGTGGTGGCAAGCACCAACGATCCCACCTGCAGTGCAGACAAAGCCAGAGAACTTGCCCTTTCCTGGGGAAGCCAGTACCTGCTGCTGGAAGGACTCGGGCACATCAATGCAGACAGTGGTCTGGGAAGCTGGTCCCATGGTCAGAAAATCCTGCATGACCTGATGCAGCTTTCCAGACTGGTGCAGAAAAGCCCCCACTGGGACCTGACTCATGATCTGGAACCTCTTCCTCACCTGAACGGGTGA
- a CDS encoding sulfate ABC transporter substrate-binding protein, with protein sequence MQKTTALLTLLISSSALAASNTLLNVSYDPTRELYQEVNAAFAKKWKAQTGQDLTLNQSHGGSGAQARSVIDGLEADVVTLALSYDIDSIADNAKLLPENWQSRLAYNSSPYTSTIVFLVRKGNPKNIKDWDDLARNGVQVITPNPKTSGGARWNFLGAWGYALKKYKTEARAKDFVQKIYKNVPVLDSGARGSTTTFVERGIGDVLIAWENEALLATKQLGEGKFQIVAPSISILAEPPVTWVDKNVQKHGTEKLARAYLNFLYSSEGQEIAAKNYYRPRSKSIAAKYTAQFPKVKLFTLQSTFGTWREAQKKFFTDGGVFDQIYQK encoded by the coding sequence ATGCAAAAAACCACCGCTCTTCTGACCCTTCTGATCAGCTCCAGCGCCCTTGCAGCCAGCAACACCCTGCTCAACGTGTCTTATGACCCCACCCGCGAGCTGTATCAGGAAGTCAATGCTGCATTCGCCAAAAAATGGAAAGCCCAGACCGGACAGGACCTGACCCTCAACCAGTCCCACGGAGGCAGTGGAGCACAGGCCAGATCCGTGATTGATGGTCTGGAAGCCGATGTGGTCACCCTGGCCCTCTCTTACGACATCGACTCCATTGCCGACAATGCCAAACTGCTGCCCGAAAACTGGCAGTCCAGACTGGCCTACAACAGCTCTCCCTACACCTCCACCATTGTGTTCCTGGTGCGCAAGGGCAACCCCAAGAACATCAAAGACTGGGACGATCTGGCCCGCAATGGTGTGCAGGTCATCACCCCCAACCCCAAAACCTCTGGTGGTGCACGCTGGAACTTCCTGGGAGCCTGGGGCTACGCACTAAAGAAATACAAAACCGAAGCCAGAGCCAAAGACTTCGTGCAGAAAATCTACAAGAACGTGCCTGTGCTGGATTCTGGTGCCCGTGGCAGCACCACCACCTTCGTGGAACGTGGCATCGGTGACGTCCTGATCGCCTGGGAAAACGAAGCCCTGCTGGCCACCAAACAGCTTGGAGAAGGCAAATTCCAGATTGTGGCCCCCTCCATCAGCATCCTGGCCGAGCCCCCTGTGACCTGGGTGGACAAGAACGTCCAGAAGCACGGCACCGAAAAACTGGCCAGAGCCTACCTGAATTTCCTTTACTCCTCCGAAGGTCAGGAAATTGCAGCCAAGAACTACTACCGCCCCAGAAGCAAATCCATTGCTGCCAAATACACTGCACAGTTCCCCAAGGTGAAACTCTTCACCCTGCAGAGCACCTTTGGCACCTGGCGTGAAGCCCAGAAGAAGTTCTTCACCGACGGTGGCGTGTTCGACCAGATCTACCAGAAGTGA
- the cysT gene encoding sulfate ABC transporter permease subunit CysT, with product MMTALTSPKNAKAKGRRVIPGFHFTLFFTLFYLLLIVLVPLGGLFIKTATLSWSQFWEVVLAPRVLASFRVTFSSALIASLINIVFGLITAWVLVRYQFPFKKLVDAFIDLPFALPTAVAGITLTSLLAPNGWVGQLLVPLEIKAAYSQPGIIIALTFIGLPFVVRSVQPVLEALSKDTEEAAESLGASRGQVFFRVILPEILPAVLTGFTLAFARTVGEYGSVIFISGNMPMQTEIIPLLIVSKLEQYDYTGATAIATVMLVVSFVLLLVSNILQARAAKRLGAL from the coding sequence ATGATGACCGCCCTCACCTCTCCAAAAAATGCAAAAGCAAAAGGCCGTCGGGTGATTCCCGGGTTCCATTTCACCCTGTTTTTCACCCTCTTCTACCTGTTGCTGATCGTCCTGGTCCCCCTCGGGGGACTTTTCATCAAAACCGCCACCCTCAGCTGGTCGCAGTTCTGGGAGGTGGTGCTTGCCCCCCGTGTGCTGGCCTCTTTCCGGGTGACCTTCAGCAGTGCCCTGATTGCTTCACTGATCAACATCGTGTTTGGCCTGATCACCGCCTGGGTGCTGGTCCGCTACCAGTTTCCCTTCAAAAAGCTGGTGGATGCCTTCATTGATCTGCCCTTCGCCCTTCCCACCGCCGTTGCAGGGATCACCCTGACTTCACTGCTGGCCCCCAATGGATGGGTCGGACAGCTGCTGGTGCCCCTGGAAATCAAAGCCGCCTACAGCCAGCCTGGCATCATCATCGCACTGACTTTCATTGGCCTTCCCTTTGTGGTGCGCAGTGTGCAACCCGTGCTCGAAGCCCTCAGCAAGGACACCGAAGAAGCAGCAGAGAGCCTCGGGGCCTCCAGAGGTCAGGTGTTTTTCCGGGTGATCCTGCCCGAGATCCTGCCTGCAGTGCTGACCGGATTTACGCTGGCTTTTGCCCGCACTGTTGGTGAATATGGCTCGGTGATCTTCATCTCCGGGAACATGCCCATGCAGACCGAGATCATCCCCCTGCTGATTGTTTCGAAGCTGGAGCAGTACGACTACACGGGTGCAACCGCGATTGCCACCGTGATGTTGGTGGTTTCCTTTGTGCTCCTGCTGGTCAGCAACATCCTGCAGGCCAGAGCTGCAAAAAGATTGGGTGCCCTGTGA
- a CDS encoding helix-turn-helix transcriptional regulator — MQLGDRIQRKLDELGWSAVTLAERSGLSRATVYALLGNTRGKRISLETATKLKEALGANFFEDGCLQKDTGELISNA, encoded by the coding sequence GTGCAACTGGGAGATCGGATACAAAGAAAGTTGGATGAGCTGGGCTGGTCAGCGGTCACGTTGGCCGAGAGGAGCGGTTTATCTCGTGCCACTGTGTATGCATTGCTCGGCAACACACGCGGAAAACGGATCAGTCTGGAGACTGCAACCAAGCTGAAAGAAGCTCTGGGTGCAAATTTTTTTGAGGACGGATGTCTACAAAAGGATACAGGGGAATTGATTTCTAATGCCTAG
- a CDS encoding sulfate/molybdate ABC transporter ATP-binding protein, whose product MSIHIQNVSKTFGNTRVLNNVHLEIPGGELVALLGPSGSGKTTLLRIIAGLEQPDSGRVLLSGEDATDRNPRDREVGFVFQHYALFRHMTVFENVAFGLKVKPRSERPDAHAIKKEVHRLLKLVQLDWAADRFPAQLSGGQRQRVALARALAVQPRVLLLDEPFGALDAKVREELRTWLRHLHEEIHVTSVFVTHDQQEALEVASQVVVFNEGNIEQVGTPETVYDRPATPFVYHFLGRSNTFTAQGKKGFVRPHEFEVVTEPLGPDFREGLIRHVHLIGSVARLEVEDVLDRSTLEVELPRTHFRALGLHSQSQLYFRPEQLTVFD is encoded by the coding sequence ATGAGCATTCACATCCAGAATGTCAGCAAAACTTTTGGAAACACCAGGGTGCTGAACAACGTCCATCTGGAGATCCCTGGCGGCGAACTGGTCGCCCTGCTGGGACCCTCTGGAAGCGGAAAAACAACCCTGCTGCGCATCATTGCAGGTCTGGAGCAGCCTGACTCTGGCAGGGTCCTGCTCTCTGGCGAAGACGCCACAGACCGCAACCCCAGAGACCGCGAAGTGGGTTTTGTGTTCCAGCATTACGCCCTGTTCCGTCACATGACGGTCTTTGAGAACGTGGCCTTTGGTCTGAAAGTCAAACCCCGCAGCGAGCGTCCAGACGCACACGCCATCAAGAAGGAAGTGCACCGACTGCTGAAACTGGTTCAGCTGGACTGGGCCGCAGACCGCTTCCCTGCACAGCTTTCAGGAGGACAGAGGCAACGGGTGGCCCTGGCCCGGGCACTTGCCGTTCAACCCAGGGTGCTGCTGCTTGATGAGCCTTTCGGTGCGCTCGATGCCAAGGTCAGGGAAGAACTCAGAACCTGGCTCAGGCACCTCCATGAAGAAATCCACGTGACCAGCGTCTTTGTGACCCACGACCAGCAGGAAGCCCTGGAAGTGGCGAGTCAGGTGGTGGTCTTCAATGAGGGCAACATCGAACAGGTGGGCACCCCCGAAACCGTGTATGACCGTCCTGCCACCCCATTTGTCTACCACTTTCTGGGCAGGTCCAACACCTTCACAGCCCAGGGCAAAAAAGGATTTGTGCGGCCCCACGAGTTTGAGGTGGTCACCGAACCTCTGGGTCCAGATTTCCGTGAAGGCCTGATCCGGCATGTGCATCTGATTGGTTCTGTTGCAAGACTTGAAGTGGAAGACGTGCTGGACCGCAGCACCCTGGAAGTCGAACTTCCACGCACCCACTTCAGGGCACTTGGTCTGCACAGCCAGAGCCAGCTTTATTTCAGACCCGAACAACTCACCGTATTTGACTGA
- a CDS encoding S24 family peptidase: MKTTAEREQLKDLRGPLTAYVVNAMRRDNIPTVKEWAAHHGLARPTLYTLLRGRATATGVLVKPSLDFLKAFSDAVRAPLHELLYILEPDALGAGTAFSDQVRKVPVYIPGRVGAGPLQSSPTDQTVYVEAEFAQGKDLIGFLVQGNSMEGGRRPIFDGDIVLVNRNDLGTNGSVVVARIEDDGYVCKKLRDTFLVSTNPEFTEPGMTIISPDRIAQIVGRVVRVISAVD, encoded by the coding sequence ATGAAGACAACTGCTGAACGCGAACAGCTCAAAGATCTGAGGGGACCCCTCACAGCCTACGTGGTCAACGCCATGAGACGAGACAACATCCCCACCGTGAAAGAGTGGGCTGCTCACCACGGCCTGGCACGTCCCACCCTGTACACCCTCCTCAGAGGCAGGGCCACCGCAACAGGGGTGCTGGTCAAACCCAGCCTGGACTTCCTTAAAGCGTTCTCAGATGCCGTTCGCGCCCCACTCCACGAACTCCTCTACATCCTGGAACCCGACGCGCTAGGTGCCGGAACAGCCTTCTCAGATCAGGTCAGAAAAGTTCCTGTTTACATCCCTGGCCGCGTGGGAGCCGGACCCCTGCAAAGCAGCCCCACCGACCAGACTGTCTATGTCGAAGCCGAATTTGCACAGGGCAAGGACCTCATCGGCTTCCTGGTCCAGGGCAACAGCATGGAAGGCGGCAGAAGACCCATCTTTGATGGAGACATCGTGCTGGTCAACCGAAACGACCTTGGGACAAATGGCAGTGTCGTAGTCGCCAGGATCGAAGATGATGGCTACGTATGCAAAAAACTGCGAGACACCTTCCTGGTCAGCACCAACCCGGAATTCACCGAACCCGGCATGACCATCATCAGTCCAGACCGAATCGCCCAGATCGTGGGTAGAGTGGTCAGAGTCATCTCAGCAGTGGATTGA
- a CDS encoding phosphotransferase, producing the protein MRITPDVLTRMLQAQGTLLKQSVLKDVQEVDVFSGQADRIVRLQLTSSDGTTRSVIAKIFGPEWYTGSGLPELRFYQSIAPHMPDIPVPSLLGAHHDPETSTAVLLIEDLGAEFELVSLPVASFWLEKLTEVLCKMHSRWWSHQDLNAPGFLVPETGVTRMPQALDQAGLAIHVRAARDALDRFLHLHRSDLTGQDVILLKRLSDAWPEKFAARTLSGQHLTLLHGDLHLLGNVFVPRSDPAKGLRIIDWTQAKRGLGPHDLMYMLLGAESENRRERDLIYLQQYHAGLIQGGVEGYAWEQCLWDFRFSILTNLWQSIFQGSLRWLRHTLEVVQVWEARELLDP; encoded by the coding sequence ATGCGGATCACCCCTGATGTTCTGACCCGGATGCTGCAGGCTCAGGGCACCCTTCTGAAGCAGAGCGTTCTGAAAGACGTGCAGGAAGTGGATGTTTTTTCCGGGCAGGCAGATCGGATTGTGCGCCTGCAGCTCACCTCTTCTGACGGAACAACCAGATCGGTGATAGCCAAAATCTTTGGGCCAGAGTGGTACACAGGGAGTGGTTTGCCTGAATTGCGTTTTTATCAGTCCATTGCCCCACACATGCCAGACATCCCTGTGCCCTCTCTGCTAGGGGCACATCATGATCCTGAAACGTCCACTGCAGTTCTGCTGATCGAAGATCTGGGTGCAGAGTTTGAGCTGGTGAGCCTGCCTGTGGCGTCCTTCTGGCTCGAGAAGCTGACCGAGGTGCTGTGCAAGATGCATTCCAGGTGGTGGAGCCATCAGGATTTGAATGCCCCCGGGTTTCTGGTCCCCGAAACAGGGGTCACCCGCATGCCGCAAGCCCTGGATCAGGCAGGTCTGGCCATTCACGTCAGAGCGGCCCGTGATGCTCTGGATCGATTTCTGCATCTGCACAGGTCGGATCTGACAGGTCAGGACGTGATTTTGCTGAAACGGCTTTCAGACGCCTGGCCCGAGAAGTTTGCAGCACGCACCCTTTCAGGGCAGCACCTGACGTTGCTCCATGGAGACCTGCATTTGCTGGGCAATGTCTTTGTGCCCAGATCAGACCCGGCAAAGGGCCTCAGGATCATTGACTGGACCCAGGCAAAACGGGGTCTGGGTCCACACGACCTGATGTACATGCTGCTGGGGGCAGAGAGTGAAAACCGCAGGGAACGGGACCTGATTTACCTGCAGCAGTACCATGCTGGCCTGATCCAGGGTGGCGTTGAGGGTTACGCCTGGGAACAGTGCCTGTGGGACTTCCGTTTTTCCATCCTGACCAACCTCTGGCAGTCCATCTTTCAGGGAAGCCTCCGGTGGTTGCGGCACACCCTGGAAGTGGTGCAGGTCTGGGAAGCCCGGGAACTGCTGGACCCCTGA